A stretch of Equus caballus isolate H_3958 breed thoroughbred chromosome 11, TB-T2T, whole genome shotgun sequence DNA encodes these proteins:
- the OR1E1Q gene encoding olfactory receptor 1E2 has protein sequence MTGRNQSVISEFLLLGLPVESEQQDMFYALFLAMYLTTVLGNLLIIILIRLDSHLHTPMYLFLSNLSFSDLCFSSVTMPKLLQNMQSQEPSISYAGCLTQIYFFLFFGDLESFLLVAMAYDRYVAICFPLHYTTIMSPKLCLSLVVVSWVLTTFHALLHTLLTARLCFSADNVIPHFFCDMSALLKLSCSDTRVNELVIFFIGGIIVVIPFLLIILSYARIVFSILKFPSGGGICKAFSTCGSHLSVVSLFYGAVIGLYLCPSANNSLDKEIAMAVMYTVVTPMLNPFIYSLRNRDMKGALERVFCKNKILFFL, from the coding sequence ATGACAGGAAGGAATCAAAGTGTCATCTCAGAGTTTCTCCTGCTGGGACTGCCCGTTGAGTCAGAGCAGCAAGACATGTTCTATGCTCTGTTCCTGGCCATGTATCTTACCACTGTCCTGGGAAACCTCCTCATAATCATCCTCATTCGCctggactcccacctccacacacccatgtatttgTTTCTCAGCAATTTGTCCTTCTCTGACCTCTGTTTTTCCTCTGTCACAATGCCCAAGTTGCTGCAGAACATGCAGAGCCAAGAACCATCCATCTCCTATGCTGGCTGTCTGACCCAAATAtacttcttcctgttttttggaGACCTGGAGAGCTTCCTCCTTGtggccatggcctatgaccgctatgtggccatctgcttTCCCCTGCACTATACTACCATCATGAGCCCCAAGCTCTGTCTCTCCCTGGTGGTCGTGTCCTGGGTGCTGACGACGTTCCATGCCCTGTTACACACCCTGCTCACGGCCAGATTGTGTTTTTCTGCAGACAATGTGAtcccccactttttctgtgataTGTCTGCTCTGCTGAAGCTGTCCTGCTCTGACACTCGAGTTAATGAGTTGGTGATATTTTTCATAGGAGGGATCATTGTCGTCATTCCATTCCTACTCATCATCCTGTCCTATGCACGAATTGTGTTCTCCATCCTCAAGTTTCCTTCTGGTGGGGGCATCTGCAAGGCTTtctccacctgtggctcccaTCTCTCTGTGGTGTCACTGTTCTATGGGGCAGTTATTGGTCTTTATTTATGCCCATCAGCTAATAATTCTCTTGATAAGGAGATTGCCATGGCTGTGATGTACACTGTGGTGACCCCCATGttgaaccccttcatctacagcctgaggaacagaGACATGAAGGGAGCCCTGGAAAGAGTcttttgcaaaaacaaaattctcttctttctatGA
- the OR1E1L gene encoding olfactory receptor family 1 subfamily E member 1L codes for MTGRNQTVISEFLLLGLPIESEQQNLFYALFLAMYLTTALGNLLIIILICLDSHLHTPMYLFLSNLSFSDLCFSSVTMPKLLQNMQSQDMSISYAGCLTQMYFFLFFGDLESFLLVAMAYDRYVAICFPLRYSTIMTPKLCLSLVVLSWVLTTFHAMLHTLLMARLCFCADNVIPHFFCDMSALLKLSCSDTQVNELVIFIMGGLILVTPFLLIILSYARIVSSIFKVPSVRGIHKAFSTCGSHLSVVSLFYGTIIGLYLCPSSSNSPVKEIAMAVMYTVVTPMLNPFIYSLRNRDMKGALGRVFFKKNILVCLWW; via the coding sequence ATGACAGGAAGGAATCAAACTGTCATCTCAGAGTTTCTCCTGCTGGGACTGCCCATCGAGTCAGAGCAGCAAAACCTGTTCTATGCTTTGTTCCTGGCGATGTATCTTACCACGGCCCTGGGCAACCTCCTTATCATCATCCTCATTTGCctggactcccacctccacacgcCCATGTATTTGTTTCTCAGCAATTTATCCTTCTCTGACCTCTGTTTTTCCTCTGTCACAATGCCCAAGTTGCTGCAGAACATGCAGAGCCAAGACATGTCTATCTCCTATGCTGGCTGCCTGACCCAGATgtactttttcctgttttttgggGACCTGGAGAGCTTCCTCCTTGtggccatggcctatgaccgctatgtggccatctgcttCCCCCTGCGCTACAGCACCATCATGACCCCCAAGCTCTGTCTCTCCCTGGTGGTGCTGTCCTGGGTGCTGACCACATTCCATGCCATGTTACACACCCTGCTCATGGCCAGATTGTGTTTTTGTGCAGACAATGTGATCCCGCACTTTTTCTGTGACATGTCTGCTCTGCTGAAGCTGTCCTGCTCTGACACTCAAGTCAATGAGTTGGTGATATTTATCATGGGAGGGCTCATTCTCGTCACTCCATTCCTACTCATCATCCTGTCATATGCACGAATTGTCTCCTCCATTTTCAAGGTCCCTTCTGTTAGGGGTATCCATAAGGCTTTCTCTACCTGTGGCTCCCATCTCTCTGTGGTGTCGCTGTTTTATGGGACAATTATTGGTCTCTATTTATGTCCGTCAAGTAGTAATTCTCCTGTTAAGGAGATTGCCATGGCTGTGATGTACACTGTGGTGACCCCCATGttgaaccccttcatctacagcctgaggaacagaGACATGAAGGGAGCCCTGGGAAGAgtctttttcaaaaagaatattCTCGTCTGTCTCTGGTGGTGA